The genomic interval TGCCACGGCCGGTGCAGATCGTGCCCAGCCGGGTCGAGCTGCCGTGGACCGAATGCGTCACGCGGCCCGAGGAATTGGACACACTCACCGCGGCGGAGATCGCCCGCCCGTTCGACCTGGCCCGCGGCCCCGCACTGCGTGTGCTGCTGGCCGCGCTGCCGCCGCGCGCCGACGGCACGGCGCGGCGGCGCATGATCGTGACCATCCACCACATCCTGATGGACGGATGGTCGTTAGGGCTGCTGTTCACCGAGCTGCGTGCCCTGTACGAGGCGGGGGGAGCGGCGGACGCGCTGCCGCCGGTGCGGCCCTATCGCGACTACATCGGCTGGCTGGCGGCGCAGGACATGTCGGCTGCGCAGCGCCGGTGGGCCGACTACCTGCGGGTTCTCGACGGCCCGGTGATGCTCGCCGACGGTAGCGCGCCGGCGGCGAAGGCGCAGATCACCCGCTTCGCGCTGCCCGCCGCCGAGACCGCGCGGCTGCGGCGGTGGGCGCGAGCGCGAGGGCTGACGTTGAACACCGTGGTGCAGTTCGCCTGGACACTGGTGCTGGCGCGGCTGACCGACCGCCGAGACGTCGCGTACGGGACAGTCGTGACGGGACGCCCGGATCAGATCGCCGGTGTGGACCGCATGATCGGCCTGTTCCTGAATACCGTCGCGGTGGCGTTCCGGCTCGATCCCGAGGCCGCGGTGGTGGCCGAATGCGCTCGGCTGCAACGGGAGTCGGCGGCCATGCGCGAGGTCGGCTTCCTGAGTCTGTCGTCGGTGCAGCGGGCGGCCGGGCACGGTGCGCTGTTCGACACCATGTTCGTCTTCCAGAACGCGCCGATGGAGCACGCGTTCCGGGACGCCACGTTCGCCGACGGGACCACCTTCCGTCCGGTCATGACCGCGAACCTGACGCACTACCCGCTGACCGTGGTGTCGCATCTGCTCGGTGACGAACTACTGGTGGTGGTGGAGGCGGTCGTGGCGGCGGTGCCCTGTCGACCGGTCGATATCGGCACGAGCATGCTGGCGGCGCTGCGGCGCCTGCCCGATCACGCCGATACCGCCACGGCCGATCTCGATGTGCTGCCGGAAAGCACGTACGCCGACCTCCTGCGCGCCGCGACCACGCCGGTGCGCGAAAAGGTCACGGAATCCTCGGTTTTCGCGCTGTTCGAACGCCGGGCCGCCGCCACCCCGGATGCCGTCGCCCTCACCACCGACACGGTCCGCCTTACCTACCGCGAGCTGTACGACCGGTCGGCTCGGCTGGCCGCCGAGATCGCCGCCCACGGTGTGGCCGCCGAGGGCGTGGTGGCGCTGTTCCTGCCGCGCGGCCCGGAGGCGATCGCCGCCATCCTCGCCACGCTCGCCGCGGGCGCCGCCTACGTGCCCGTGGACGTGGCGCTGCCCGCGGCCCGGGTCGAGTCGATCCTCGCGCAGTCCGAGCCGGATCTGGTGCTGGCGGCCGACGGGCACGCCCGCGACCTCGACGGCGTCCCGGTGCTGCGGCTCGACGATCCCGCGACGGCCGCGCGAATCGCCCGGCGAGCGCCCGAGATTCCGGTGGTTTCGCCGCATCCGGCGCAGCGCGCCTACCTCATCTTCACGTCCGGTTCGACCGGTGAACCGAAAGGTGTCGCCGGTACGCACGACGCGCTGCTCAGCTATTTCGCCGACCACCGTGCCCGCGTGTACGGGCCCGCCGAGCGGCGGCTGGGCCGCAAGCTGCGGATCGCGCACGCCTGGTCGCTGAGCTTCGACGCCTCCTGGCAGCCGCTGGTCGGCCTGCTCGACGGTCACGGCCTGCACCTGTTCGACGAGGCGGCGATGCGGGACGCGCAGCGGCTGGTCGACGGGATGGTCCGGCACGACGTCGACATGATCGATACGACGCCGTCCCTGTTCCGGCAGCTGGCGGCGGCCGGTCTGCTCGAGCATCGGCTCGCCGTGCTGGCGCTGGGCGGCGAGGCCATCGACACCCAGCTGTGGGCGCGGCTGCGCGCGCTGCCGGACACCGCCGTGCACAACTGTTACGGTCCGACGGAAACGACCGTCGAGGCCGTCGTCGCCGACCTCGGCGCGCTCGATTCCTTTGGAGCGCAGGCTGATGCGCCGACGATCGGTGCGGCGACCGCGGGGATGTCGGCCCATGTACTGGACTCCCGGCTGCGTCCGGTCCCGGTCGGGGTGACCGGTGAGCTGTATCTGGCCGGGCCGCAACTCGCGCGTGGATACGTCGGGCGTCCGGGTGCCACGGCCGGCCATTTCGTGGCCGACCCGTTCGGCGGCGGCCGCATGTACCGCACCGGCGACCTGGTGCGCCGCCGTCCCGACGGCCTGCTCACCTATCTCGGCCGCGCCGACGACCAGGTGAAGGTG from Nocardia wallacei carries:
- a CDS encoding non-ribosomal peptide synthetase, yielding MSGPEIEDVLALAPLQEGLFSLSHLSGADDDVYTIPFVVDIDGPLDTAALRASFAALLRRHANLRAVFWDRDVPRPVQIVPSRVELPWTECVTRPEELDTLTAAEIARPFDLARGPALRVLLAALPPRADGTARRRMIVTIHHILMDGWSLGLLFTELRALYEAGGAADALPPVRPYRDYIGWLAAQDMSAAQRRWADYLRVLDGPVMLADGSAPAAKAQITRFALPAAETARLRRWARARGLTLNTVVQFAWTLVLARLTDRRDVAYGTVVTGRPDQIAGVDRMIGLFLNTVAVAFRLDPEAAVVAECARLQRESAAMREVGFLSLSSVQRAAGHGALFDTMFVFQNAPMEHAFRDATFADGTTFRPVMTANLTHYPLTVVSHLLGDELLVVVEAVVAAVPCRPVDIGTSMLAALRRLPDHADTATADLDVLPESTYADLLRAATTPVREKVTESSVFALFERRAAATPDAVALTTDTVRLTYRELYDRSARLAAEIAAHGVAAEGVVALFLPRGPEAIAAILATLAAGAAYVPVDVALPAARVESILAQSEPDLVLAADGHARDLDGVPVLRLDDPATAARIARRAPEIPVVSPHPAQRAYLIFTSGSTGEPKGVAGTHDALLSYFADHRARVYGPAERRLGRKLRIAHAWSLSFDASWQPLVGLLDGHGLHLFDEAAMRDAQRLVDGMVRHDVDMIDTTPSLFRQLAAAGLLEHRLAVLALGGEAIDTQLWARLRALPDTAVHNCYGPTETTVEAVVADLGALDSFGAQADAPTIGAATAGMSAHVLDSRLRPVPVGVTGELYLAGPQLARGYVGRPGATAGHFVADPFGGGRMYRTGDLVRRRPDGLLTYLGRADDQVKVRGYRIEIGEVETALRTLPGVAAAAVTVTRRGDGASLIGFVVCAPGRAADPIGMRAALSNRLPAYMVPARVMVLPRIPVTVNGKLDTRELGRLAEQHRTAASETAVAPRTDTEKALAALLAEVFDGHAPGVDADFLALGMDSIVAIALVNAARRQGISVSARMVLANPTIRDLAAAIDRGETGATATGAGGYGEVPPLPIVAWMYAHGGYRRFTQNMLLTLPADITRGELEAVLQAVLDGHDALRSRLVETPRGPRLVTREPGAVSASEVLTRIEDVPAEADGRHLRAATHAAIDEIDPGAGDMVRAVWFRGRADGDLLFLAIHHLAVDVVSWHILTADLATAWEQVRAGGTPKVMAEPTSYRAWSRLMVQRAAHDDVLAHRDYWAAQVAGPDPALGSRKPDPARDTWESLRATMFHTPADTTARVLSVATGNAGVREILLAALTMTLISWRRERGEDDTTGALIALESHGRADEAVGADSSGTVGWFTSVFPVRLGAGASALDAGTLLDSVTAHIGAVPRHGVDFGLLQAVARVPELADAPEPQVEFNYLGRTDLLEHDRPAWSITTDAAFTAAMPIAPEPELPLRYALDVVAAVGNSSEGPRLTAQWRWSAALFTESEVTRLGELWNHSIAAIANVSER